CGACGATCTCACCAGTGGTCAGCTAGATGCCAGGGTGCGTAATGCCGTCAACCTGTATCTGCCCGAGTTCAGCGACCACCAGAGCAAGCAATATATAGTCAACCTGTTTAAAGACTATTACGGACTGGCATAACCGGGCAACAACGGTTAACCTGCCCTAAACCCAAGGCCCTTAACTTACTGAAGTTAAGGGCCTTATCCATTCTTCCCGTCACAGTGAATATGTTGCCTTTACCCTCTGAAAAACAACAGCAGCGAATTAGATTGCGCACAACTCAATTTCACACTATTATTAATTATTATTTACCTTTAGGAAAGAAAATGAGCCAAAGTATCTATGATTTCAGCGCCGAGGACTATAAAGGCGAATCGGTTGAATTAAAAGACTACCAGGGCAAGGTGATGCTGATTGTCAATACCGCCAGCGCCTGTGGTTTCACCCCGCAATATAAGGGATTGCAGGAGTTATATGCCAAACACCAGGAGCAGGGATTTGAAGTGCTCGCTTTCCCCTGCAACCAGTTCCGCGAGCAGGAAAAAGGCGATAACGCCGAAATAAAACAGTTCTGCGATCTGCACTTTAATATCAAGTTCCCGCTATTCAGCAAAATCGATGTCAACGGCGATAACGCCCACCCGCTGTTCAACTTCCTCAAAGACCAGGCGCCGGGGATTTTCGGCAGCAAGGGCATCAAATGGAACTTCACCAAGTTTCTTATCAACAAAGAAGGCAAAGTCATCAAGCGTTATGCCCCGGCCACCAAGCCGCAGGCGATCGAAGCAGATATTGAAAAGCTGCTATGAGCGACAACCTGCAACTGGAAAAGCAGCTGTGTTTTCGCCTCTACAGTGTTAACAAGGCCATGAACCGCCTGTATGCCCCGCTGCTGAAAGAACTTGGCCTGACC
This genomic window from Thalassomonas viridans contains:
- a CDS encoding glutathione peroxidase, producing MSQSIYDFSAEDYKGESVELKDYQGKVMLIVNTASACGFTPQYKGLQELYAKHQEQGFEVLAFPCNQFREQEKGDNAEIKQFCDLHFNIKFPLFSKIDVNGDNAHPLFNFLKDQAPGIFGSKGIKWNFTKFLINKEGKVIKRYAPATKPQAIEADIEKLL